The Engystomops pustulosus chromosome 2, aEngPut4.maternal, whole genome shotgun sequence genomic interval tgtacccctacaccagtatccagcactgtacccctgcaccagtatccagcactgtacccctgcaCCAGTATCCTGCACTGTACTCCTGCACCAGTATCCAGCACTGTATCCCTGCACCAgtatccagcactgtacccctacaccagtatccagcactgtacccctgcaCCACTATCCTGTACTGTACTCCTGCACCAgtatccagcactgtacccctaCTACAGTATCCAGCCCTGTACCCCTGCACCAGTATCCTGCACTGTACCTCTGCACCAATATCCTGCACTATACCCCTGCACCAgtatccagcactgtacccctgcaccagtatccagcactgtacccctgcaCCAGTATCCTGCACTGTACTCCTGCACCAGTATCCAGCACTGTATCCCTGCACCAgtatccagcactgtacccctacaccagtatccagcactgtacccctgcaCCACTATCCTGTACTGTACTCCTGCACCAgtatccagcactgtacccctaCTACAGTATCCAGCACTGTACCACTGCTCCAgtatccagcactgtacccctgcaCCAGTATCCAGCGCTGTACCCCTGCACCAGTATCCTGCACTGTACCTCTGCACCAATATCCTGCACTATACCCCTGCACCAgtatccagcactgtacccctgcaccagtatccagcactgtacccctacaccagtATCCAGCACTGTACCTCTGCACCAGTATCCTGCACTGTACACCTGCACCAgtatccagcactgtacccctaCTACAGTATCCAGCCCTGTACCCCTGCACCAGTATCCTGCACTGTACCTCTGCACCAATATCCTGCACTATACCCCTGCACCAgtatccagcactgtacccctgcaccagtatccagcactgtacccctacaccagtatccagcactgtacctctgcaccagtatccagcactgtacccctacaccagtATCCAGCACTGTACCTCTGCACCAGTATCCTGCACTGTACACCTGCACCTTTATCCAGCATTTTACCTCTGCACCAGGATTCACCCACACATTAGATGTGATTTGTGGGGCAATAGCAGAGATACATTTTGTGACCCTATATAGCAGAGAGCCCCACCATAGTGTATTCTCCCAtggtaactcttgaatgtatctGAGATTTACCTCTATAGCATCTGCATAAATACCAGTGAACGGCCATCTGCATGTTTCATCCTTCTCTTAGCATTTGGATCTGATGGTCTTGATCTCCAACACCAGCTCCCTGATGCCGTCCACCTTCTATCTGATCGGAATCCCTGTGCTGGAGGACCTTGGCTTTCTGACATCCATTAGCTTCTGCATCCTCTATGTATTTGCCATTGTGGGAAACTCCTTAATGGTCTACATCATCTGGACTGAGAAGAATCTCCATGGACCCATGTTCTTCTTCTTGGCCATGCTGGCAGTGAATGACCTAGCCTTCTCCAGCTCCACCGTGCCAAAGATGTTGGGGATCTTCTGGTTGAACGACTGTGGCATTGAAGCTTCTGCCTGTCTTACGCAGATGTTTTTTGTCCACTTCTTATCGGTGGTGGAGTCAGGGGTCTTGGCCGCCATGGCTTATGACCGGTACATCGCCATCTGTTCCCCGCTCAGATACACGTCTATCCTCACATACGCGGTTCTGGAGAGGATTGCAGCCTCTATTCTGGTGAGAGCCTTCATCACCATATTTCCTATCCCGGTTCTGGTGGGTCGCTTGCACTATTGTGGTGATGACGTTGTGTTGCACTCATACTGCGAGCACATGGCCGTCGTGAATGTGGCCTGCGGTGACACCAGAGTGAACAGTATTTATGGCCTGGTCTTGTCTCTTTCCATCACCGGCTTTGACCTGATATTTATTGGACTTTCCTATACCATGATCCTCAGAGCCATCTTCCGGCTGCAGTCCAGGGACGCCCGATATAAGGCCGTGGGGACATGTGGCTCTCATATTTGTGTCATCATTGCAGCCTATCTACCGGGAATATTCTCCTTTGTGACTTATAGGTTTGGCCAGAAAACCATTCCACATGGTGTCCACATCTTCCTGGCAAACATCTACATTGTATTCCCGGCCTTTCTAAACCCAATCATCTATGGTGTCAAGACAAAGCAAATCCGAGCCTGTGTCTGGAAGATGCTTCAGATTAAACAGAAGGTCTATAAGGACCTCAGGACGACGTATGGGAGAACACAAGAAGATCTCAAGTAACAGGACCTGGTGGTGAGCCAGGACATCAACAATTCATTGTTAGATAAATCATGAGATGACGACAAATCTA includes:
- the LOC140116382 gene encoding olfactory receptor 52K1-like; its protein translation is MVLISNTSSLMPSTFYLIGIPVLEDLGFLTSISFCILYVFAIVGNSLMVYIIWTEKNLHGPMFFFLAMLAVNDLAFSSSTVPKMLGIFWLNDCGIEASACLTQMFFVHFLSVVESGVLAAMAYDRYIAICSPLRYTSILTYAVLERIAASILVRAFITIFPIPVLVGRLHYCGDDVVLHSYCEHMAVVNVACGDTRVNSIYGLVLSLSITGFDLIFIGLSYTMILRAIFRLQSRDARYKAVGTCGSHICVIIAAYLPGIFSFVTYRFGQKTIPHGVHIFLANIYIVFPAFLNPIIYGVKTKQIRACVWKMLQIKQKVYKDLRTTYGRTQEDLK